One window from the genome of Mumia sp. ZJ1417 encodes:
- a CDS encoding sulfurtransferase → MPDFPTAEPNSEPLVTVPTLEQLVREGEAVVLDVRYTLGGPPGRGDYEAGHVPGAVFVDMDNDLADPPGGGRGRHPLPDPERFAAAMRRAGVRHDRTVVVYDAAGGMAAARAWWLLTYFGHHDVRLLDGGWAAWLAAGLPVSYEEPARGDGDFTPDPGHLGLVDADGAARVAREGVLLDARAAERYRGEVEPIDPVAGHVPGARSAPTTDNVDDAGRWKPVASLAERFAAVGAVPGAEVAVYCGSGVTAAHEVLALRRVGVDAALYAGSWSEWVSDPARPVATGSPERP, encoded by the coding sequence ATGCCTGACTTCCCCACCGCCGAGCCGAATTCTGAGCCCCTGGTGACCGTGCCCACCCTCGAGCAGCTCGTACGCGAGGGGGAGGCGGTCGTGCTCGATGTCCGCTACACGCTCGGCGGCCCGCCCGGACGGGGCGACTACGAGGCCGGGCACGTGCCGGGCGCGGTCTTCGTCGACATGGACAACGACCTGGCCGATCCCCCTGGTGGTGGGCGCGGGCGGCATCCGCTGCCCGACCCGGAGCGGTTCGCCGCGGCGATGCGGCGCGCCGGGGTCCGGCACGACCGCACGGTCGTCGTGTACGACGCCGCGGGCGGGATGGCGGCCGCGCGTGCATGGTGGCTGCTGACGTACTTCGGCCACCATGACGTACGCCTCCTCGACGGCGGGTGGGCGGCGTGGCTCGCCGCGGGGCTTCCGGTGTCGTACGAGGAACCGGCCCGTGGCGACGGCGACTTTACGCCCGACCCGGGGCATCTGGGTCTCGTCGATGCCGACGGGGCCGCTCGGGTCGCGCGCGAGGGTGTGCTGCTCGATGCGCGGGCTGCCGAGCGCTATCGGGGAGAGGTCGAGCCGATCGACCCCGTAGCGGGGCACGTACCGGGCGCTCGGAGCGCCCCGACGACGGACAACGTGGACGACGCCGGTCGGTGGAAGCCCGTCGCGTCGCTGGCGGAGCGTTTCGCGGCGGTCGGAGCGGTGCCGGGCGCGGAGGTCGCCGTCTACTGCGGATCGGGCGTCACCGCCGCTCACGAGGTGCTCGCGCTGCGCCGCGTCGGCGTCGACGCCGCGCTCTACGCGGGGTCCTGGAGCGAGTGGGTCAGCGACCCTGCGCGGCCCGTGGCGACCGGGTCGCCCGAGCGCCCGTAG
- a CDS encoding AAA family ATPase gives MSPVHAPLVGRAQELATLRDAFADVCAGTPRTVVVAGEAGIGKSRLLAEFVARVGSDEAALVLRGWCADSGSGPLPYAALDGVLRDLVAALGAERTLEAAGPGADALGLVAPRLIDVRTDVGPGRLPDVVAGLLAAVGRERPMVVVIEDLHWADESTRATVARLARTGTDESVLLVLSFRSDDVGRGHPLRTTMAELERARLITRVDLPRLDPTEVAQLAAALLDAEDVGPGLADLVERSEGVPFFVEELVGFLGVDLPDSLRDMLLLRYSRLSAGAQEFCRQVAAAGARAPYDLLADALGAEAIAHAEPAAREAVEAAVLEGDEDGYVFRHALVQEAVVSELLPGERRRLHSAYAQALETSPTTVARQSAIADHWWRARVLDKALAAAVIGSQAADRAGSWTTAAALGERALELWEMVPGAETVAGMPHHELLARVADSVRSTTRLERALALSHQALAEWPDDDRYGLAGALDDAAVIAAQAGSTEGRAFLDRALALVPPGDNDKVRATLLVTKSRDAMLDGRSIEAIASATACYETATAAGSTREVSLALNMRGVCRVTIGDAGGFDDLERCRELAGDDWISLSRCYTNTSEAHLMWGRYETALALASEGARRSRGLGSGWSTDAMLEGNAAEAMIALGRWDEAAAWYERAIPLVSDSMFAVYLRERWAWLQMWRGDVESAEAIARAKLADWKRFGRLEQQVRTRVAAMLGELALLRGDPHEALRLAHEVLFWRDDQDRSPAYELPVAVVAARAIGVLRRSGAEDVPDVAPYRALVDECESWPTYPVLAALFAAELGEGPWSAVAEAEGPAHLRPYALLRDGEARLEAGDRAGARARLAEAVAAASAIGAGLVVRRAEELLESGGLDAVVRRGDPAELTERERQVLGLVSEGLSNGEIGERLFISRKTASVHVSAILRKLGVTSRTEAAVKARAGDAGG, from the coding sequence ATGTCCCCAGTCCATGCACCGCTCGTCGGTCGCGCCCAGGAGCTCGCGACGCTGCGTGACGCCTTCGCCGACGTCTGTGCGGGCACGCCACGCACCGTCGTCGTCGCTGGCGAGGCAGGGATCGGCAAGAGCCGGCTGCTCGCGGAGTTCGTCGCTCGCGTCGGCTCCGACGAGGCAGCCCTCGTCCTCAGGGGCTGGTGCGCCGACTCCGGGTCCGGCCCCCTCCCGTACGCGGCGCTCGACGGTGTCCTCCGTGACCTGGTCGCCGCACTCGGTGCCGAGCGCACGCTCGAGGCCGCTGGTCCGGGTGCCGACGCGCTCGGCCTGGTCGCGCCCCGGCTGATCGACGTCCGCACCGACGTGGGCCCCGGTCGGCTTCCGGACGTCGTGGCGGGGCTGCTCGCCGCCGTGGGCCGCGAGCGCCCGATGGTGGTCGTGATCGAGGACCTGCACTGGGCCGACGAGTCGACGCGCGCGACGGTGGCGCGGCTGGCCCGCACGGGCACGGACGAGTCGGTCCTCCTCGTCCTCAGCTTCCGCAGCGACGACGTCGGCCGCGGCCACCCTCTGCGCACGACGATGGCCGAGCTCGAGCGGGCGCGGCTGATCACGCGCGTGGACCTTCCTCGCCTCGATCCGACGGAGGTCGCCCAGCTCGCGGCGGCCCTGCTCGACGCCGAGGACGTGGGCCCCGGACTCGCCGACCTGGTCGAACGCAGCGAGGGCGTCCCCTTCTTCGTCGAGGAGCTCGTCGGCTTCCTGGGCGTCGACCTGCCCGACTCGCTGCGCGACATGCTGCTCCTTCGCTACTCGCGCCTCTCGGCGGGAGCCCAGGAATTTTGTCGGCAGGTCGCTGCCGCCGGCGCGCGCGCCCCGTACGACCTGCTCGCCGACGCCCTGGGAGCCGAGGCGATCGCTCACGCCGAGCCTGCCGCCCGCGAGGCGGTCGAGGCGGCCGTGCTGGAGGGCGACGAGGACGGTTACGTATTCCGGCACGCGCTGGTCCAGGAGGCGGTGGTCTCCGAGCTCCTTCCTGGGGAGCGTCGTCGCCTGCACTCGGCGTACGCGCAGGCGCTGGAGACCTCTCCGACGACTGTGGCGCGCCAGTCCGCGATCGCCGACCACTGGTGGCGTGCGCGGGTGCTCGACAAAGCCCTGGCCGCCGCCGTCATCGGTTCGCAGGCCGCCGACCGCGCGGGGTCGTGGACGACGGCTGCTGCGCTCGGGGAGCGTGCGCTCGAGCTGTGGGAGATGGTGCCGGGCGCCGAGACGGTCGCCGGCATGCCGCACCATGAGCTGCTGGCCCGGGTCGCCGACTCGGTGCGCTCGACGACCCGTCTCGAGCGCGCGCTCGCGCTGTCCCATCAGGCGCTGGCGGAGTGGCCGGACGACGACCGCTACGGGCTCGCCGGGGCGCTCGACGACGCAGCCGTCATCGCGGCTCAGGCCGGCAGCACCGAGGGGCGGGCCTTCCTCGACCGGGCGCTCGCGCTGGTGCCGCCGGGCGACAACGACAAGGTCCGGGCCACCCTGCTGGTGACGAAGAGTCGTGACGCGATGCTCGACGGGCGGTCGATCGAGGCGATCGCGTCCGCCACTGCCTGCTACGAGACCGCGACCGCCGCAGGGTCGACTCGCGAGGTGTCGCTGGCGCTCAACATGCGCGGCGTGTGCCGGGTGACGATCGGTGACGCGGGCGGATTCGACGACCTCGAGCGCTGTCGCGAGCTGGCCGGGGACGACTGGATCTCCTTGTCGCGCTGCTACACCAACACCTCCGAGGCACACCTCATGTGGGGCCGGTACGAGACGGCGCTCGCGCTCGCCTCCGAGGGCGCTCGCCGCTCGCGCGGCCTCGGGTCGGGGTGGAGCACCGACGCCATGCTTGAGGGCAACGCCGCCGAGGCGATGATCGCGCTGGGTCGGTGGGACGAGGCTGCTGCCTGGTACGAACGCGCGATCCCGCTGGTCTCCGACAGCATGTTCGCCGTCTATCTGCGCGAACGCTGGGCGTGGCTCCAGATGTGGCGCGGCGACGTGGAGTCCGCCGAGGCGATCGCGCGGGCCAAGCTTGCCGACTGGAAGCGCTTCGGCCGCCTCGAGCAGCAGGTCCGCACCCGCGTCGCGGCCATGCTCGGTGAGCTCGCGCTGCTGCGGGGCGATCCGCACGAGGCGCTGCGGCTGGCGCACGAGGTCCTGTTCTGGCGCGACGACCAGGACCGCAGCCCCGCGTACGAGCTGCCGGTGGCGGTCGTCGCCGCGAGGGCCATCGGTGTGCTTCGACGGTCGGGCGCTGAGGACGTGCCTGATGTGGCTCCGTACCGTGCGCTTGTCGACGAGTGCGAGTCCTGGCCCACCTATCCCGTTTTGGCCGCGCTGTTCGCCGCCGAGCTCGGTGAGGGGCCGTGGAGTGCGGTGGCCGAGGCCGAGGGGCCCGCCCATCTGCGTCCGTACGCGCTGCTGCGTGACGGCGAGGCGCGGCTCGAGGCGGGCGATCGGGCAGGCGCCCGCGCACGCCTGGCGGAGGCGGTCGCGGCAGCCAGCGCGATCGGCGCTGGGCTCGTCGTCCGGCGCGCCGAGGAGCTGCTCGAGAGTGGTGGCCTCGACGCTGTCGTGCGGCGTGGTGATCCCGCCGAGCTCACCGAGCGCGAGCGTCAGGTGCTCGGGCTCGTCTCGGAGGGGCTCAGCAACGGCGAGATCGGCGAGCGGCTGTTCATCTCCCGCAAGACGGCGTCCGTCCACGTGTCGGCGATCCTGCGCAAGCTCGGCGTGACGAGCCGTACGGAGGCGGCGGTGAAGGCGCGCGCGGGCGACGCGGGCGGCTGA
- a CDS encoding MmcQ/YjbR family DNA-binding protein: MARSRKARESDIDEVALALPRTTKVPGWAGLPSYQVSRKFFVGYRSPRPDALDAATGERLTDVLVFRVPDEGDKLAFVQGDGPWFTTDHVNGYNAVLLRLAHLGQLTRDELAEVIEDAWRSQAPKTVVRRWEDERPS, translated from the coding sequence ATGGCACGCTCACGGAAGGCGCGCGAGTCCGACATCGACGAGGTCGCGCTCGCCCTCCCCCGTACGACCAAGGTGCCCGGCTGGGCCGGCCTGCCGTCGTACCAGGTGAGCAGGAAGTTCTTCGTCGGCTACCGCTCGCCCCGCCCGGATGCGCTCGACGCCGCGACCGGTGAGCGGCTGACCGACGTCCTCGTCTTCCGCGTGCCCGACGAGGGTGACAAGCTCGCGTTCGTCCAGGGCGACGGGCCGTGGTTCACGACCGACCACGTCAACGGCTACAACGCCGTGCTGCTGCGGCTCGCGCACCTCGGTCAGCTCACCCGCGACGAGCTCGCCGAGGTCATCGAGGACGCCTGGCGGTCGCAGGCACCGAAGACGGTCGTGAGGCGCTGGGAGGACGAGCGTCCCAGCTGA